The following is a genomic window from Bufo gargarizans isolate SCDJY-AF-19 chromosome 10, ASM1485885v1, whole genome shotgun sequence.
AGATTTAGACCTTCACGGAGACCTACCAAACAAAAGCCTCTAATCACCAGTTGCCACGGTAGAGATTCAAAAGAAACAATGTGGCATGCATTTTATTATAAAATCGGCTTTTCCCCTTTCTAGTGGCtcctatacactcacctaaagaatcattaggaacaccatactaatacggtgttggacccccttttgccttcagaactgccttaattctacgtggcattgattcaacaaggtgctgatagcattctttagaaatgttggcccatattgataggatagcatcttgcagttgatggagatttgagggatgcacatccagggcacgaagctcccgttccaccacatcccaaagatgctctattgggttgagatctggtgactgtgggggccattttagtacagtgaactcattgtcatgttcaagaaaccaatttgaaatgattcgagctttgtgacatggtgcattatcctgctggaagtagccatcagtggatgggtacatggtggtcatgaagggatggacattgtcagaaacaatgctcaggtagcccgtggcatttaaacgatggccaattggcactaaggggcctaaagtgtgcccagaaaacatcccccacaccattacaccaccaccaccagcctgcacagtggtaacaaggcatgatggatacatgttctcattctgtttacgccgaattcggactctaccatttgaatgtctcaacagaaatcgagactcatcagaccaggcaacatttttccagtcttcaacagttcaattttggtgagctcgtgcaaattgtagcctcttgtGTCAGCCTGTGTCAAGGGGCCTTGACAGATAATTATAAGATTAGAACTGCCCCATGGTGTTCTCCTAAGTGTCAGTGGGATCCAGCGATATATCCTCCCCCTCAACCAGAGTTATCTGTCTGGCTTAGAGGAAACCTGTTCCAAACTGattagcatgttatagagcaggaaaagCAGAGTGGACAGGTTACCTTGAGGACCTCATTTAAAAAAACGCAGCAGATGACTGTTGGGTCCATTACTTGAGCATCATTCGTCGTTGTAGTCCTAGTTGACCATTGTCACATATTTGCATTGCGATCAATGCTTAGTTTAAATTCGTCCACAATAATTTTGTATCAGGCATCTGCTTCATCTTTTTTTCCGCACTGTCTGCTGTGGAGAGTTTGCATATAACAATAAATACATGCCTCTGTTCTCACTGTCCTTGGCACAGCTATTGAGGTGTAAGGCGTTCCACGcatgtttttaatattttgaaagataaaaatatcccaagctcacCAGCATTACATCAGTGAGTCCGTGATGTAGTCATCCTAAACAGTCAGGAAAAAATGTGCTCCTcagaccttaaaaacaaggaCTTGTATCATAGGTTCTTTTGATACTTTTGTCTATAACTTTCAGTTCTCATTCTGAATCACTGCTCCTGATCTCCAGCTACATAAAGCAGAAACGCCAAGTTCAGCAGAGAGGGGTTAAGCACTGTCATATTAGACCAGCCCACGGGCTATTGCTCACGTAAAATGAAGGCATTGTTCTCTGGACAGTGAGACCATGTCGTGTTGTCAATACACCCACATAGTGATAAGTGACAGATCTGACTCTTAATTTTTAGGTCATGCTATCTTGTCCCCACAATGAGTATTTTGTTTGAACTGTATACCAGTCTGTACCATAAAGACTGAACATCTCACCCATGTATGTTTGTTGAATATCATTTCTAGACCACAGTTGGTCCTGGTTTGCTCATTCACTCCTTGTAGAAGTTGTTCCAAGAGAATTTAGAACATTGCAGTGAGGATCTGCATCCATCTAGCAGCAAGTCTATTAAAATGGTTGGACACCCCCAGTCACCATTCCAATTCATCCAgtcttaggctctgttcacatctagtTTTTGATCTACATGAATTATATGCACCCAGGCACATACATCGAACACATCCAAAGAGCCCGATTCGTCCAATCTGTTCGAAAGAGTACTTTCAGAATTAATGTAGAAGGCAGGAGTTAGTGTTTCACTATGGTGTTAACTTTATTAAGAATGGAGATTCATGCACCAGTCTAAAATTACTATGCGCTAGAGAAAGATGCAGATCTTTTAAAGGAGTGATCtggcctaataaaaaaaaaaaatgtccagcagAACTGGGttcaaaacttttgaaaaaaacaccTTCCGAAGTGCCCTCCATTCCAGCCCCAGCTACCAGAGTACAAGAAGTGACGGGGACCTGTTTTACAGTCTTGAGAATACTGAAGCCACTGTTTGGTCTCAGAGGTCATATGTGCAAGAACTGAATAGACTTTGGCCTTTTGTGAGCTTATTTCTGGGGTCAAACTTAATAAATCTGCCCATCTGATGGTGGCCCTCCTTGTTGGCATTcttcattttaaaaaattgccAAGAGCTTGTGCCAAAATTTGCAGCTTTTTTGGTATACCAGACAACTGCTGCAACTTGCATGATAACTTCCTCCCTAAATCTGGCAGTGCACTTCTGTAGACTTCTGTGACCCACCAATTTATAAATGAAGTGTTGTAGATCATAGATGTTTCCATTCAGCGATGCCACATCCCACAATTGACAATGGCAGCTACTGCCAGAGCAGAAATGTCACTGACTGACTTGTCCATGCTTGTAACATGCTTCATCCAAGTTACTGAGCTCTTTTCTATGACCCATTCGGAGATTGCTTGCCTGTGTGGTAGATAATtacataccctcgttcctcgactgtatgacacctgaacaccctataatagtgaggggacacgaccaccagctccctacactaaatacggagggagtcagggtcacctaggatcaagaccacaggaaagcagaaataaaggaacagacttatcttgtggatgcagcagtagcagcttctagtatcagcacagtccaggaagttgtataaactgcaaggtgaggcagtatggggaggagatatataggggggCAATCACTGCtgatagatgacagctgggagagggaggagagatgtcaaaacgaaagcaaaacaaaagaagatcatgcaggaagtactgaagaacgtctatcagaacttctcaaagatctggtggtgacaaataGCTGACCTCAGTAATTAAAAGTAGCGCCCACGTACATTTGGCTAGGCAGTGGATCTGAATTTTCTTTGCTTACATTTCTTCTATTGTACAATCCatataaatgtaatttacaaaccTCTTAAAGATATTTTCTTGAAGTAATTCTCTTTTGTGATGAAAGGATACAATACACTCACAGTCAGTGATAACCTAATGAGCAGGCCTTGTATTGTTTAAAGGCATTCATGGCTCCTCAAGGTGATGTATCATAAATGTCTGAGATTTGTTTGGTAGACTTCATGCCCCACCCATCTTTGACGTATCTGCTTTTTTTGCTCCATCGGGAAGTAGTCTCCACTTTAGCAGAGTTCAAGGCAGACCTCCAAACACACTCTACAATCATGTATTACACACTGATCAGCCACAATATTACCGGTACAAGCACCTGCCCAATATTGTAGATTCCACTCATGTCATTAAAAAAACAGCTGTGACCCATGGATGAATAGATTCCACAAGACCTCTAAATGTGTCCGGTCGATTCTGGCACTAAGGTGTTAGTAACAAGTCTTTAAGTTTTGTAAGTTGTCTGTCTttccttggaccacttttggttGATATTAGTGACTGCATACTAGGGAACACCTCACAAGACCTGAAGATGCTCTGACCTAGTTGCTGCCTAATATATACCAACCCTtgacaggtgccactgtcacaagATAATGAAAGTTATTCACTTCACCACATCATACTATAAATCAGACTATACTAATCTGAGTATAGTACTAAATGTCTGCATCCTATAAGTGATATAGACAGAGGGGCAGAAATACTAAGACTGGATTTACAAACTTAATGTAAGCTTAGTATAAGGTCTGTTGGTGCAGAATGCACCAAACTTACTAAGAGGCACAGGCCTCCTAATAAAGTTTGGCACATCTCCAGGCAGTCCGTGTTGGGCCACCGGAGGGCACGCCATCTCCCACGAAGCTCTGCTCACTTTAGCAAAGTGACGAGAGAAGTGAAATTTGGCAAATTATGTCTCAAATCTGGCATGTGCCATAATGTAAAACTTTTTTCCCGTGGTGTGCATAATTTGACAAATGTCCCTTGCTGTATTTGTATAGGTTCGAGGTAAGTCAGGGAGAAAGTTAAAGTagtttcatactgatgacctatagtaTCCTCAggatggtgggggtccaacaccaagtACCCCTGCCGATCACCTGTTGTTTAAAGAGGCATCGGTGCTCCTCGGTGAGGGCCATAGCCTCCTTGCAGCTATGGTCCATTGGAtaacagctgtgcttggtatcacagctcagtcccatttagcTAAATGAGACTGAGCAGCGCATAGACCATGTGACAGATGAAAGGGAcaacactggcctaggaagaggtcacCGGAGCGCCACAGCctattcaaacagctaatcggcggagGTGCTTGGTgtgggatccccaccaatcacatactgatgacccatcctgcgGAGAgggagtcagatccccaccgatcagatctgCAATatcttcagatattgatgacctatcctgaggataggtcatcaatattaaacactcgcaaaactcctttaatattttacactgggatccagagtttttttttgcctagAATGATGGATCGTTTCTCATCTCCTGTGATGAGCGCTAGCCTAAAGACATTTTGCATATTTTGCATTGCTAAATATAGCTGTACAGTGTCTTTTTTCTTTAGATTAAAACTCTTTATCTATTGTCTGTCTTGCATAAAGGCTGTACCGGCAATAGAAAAAGTGCTAGGGAATTCTCACATTCCACTATGATGTTCATGAAAGTCGATTTCTGAATATGTTACTAGAGCTTTGATGCGGTTGCTTAGTTACATCTCCCATAATGCCCTTACAATGCTTTTTACAGAATAAGGGAGCTCATTAAAAATTAAATCTCTATACGGCTTCTGACACGTAGCATTCGCTCCAGAAAGCTCTCAGGTTATCTCTTCCTGGTTATAAATCCTACAACAAATATTTGTACCGTATTCGTCTCCTCTCCAGAGGATAGGAAAGAGAGAGATATTCTGCTAGGGATGTGATAATTATCAGTGCAGGAGGTTTCTCTCAATAAATACAATGTTTCACCATGTAGAAGGTTGGTAGGTAAACAGAAGATAATGGAATCGAGATTCGCCATGTGCGAATGAAGGGATAATGTCATGGGGATGACGTGTGGGTCTTCTTTTTAGGCTTGGATGCAGCATCACTTATATCTTTATCTCAGACCTCTAAATGGAAAGCTATAAGAGATTTCCAAAGGCAATAGATACCTAAagcacatctgtcagcagatttgtccctatgacactgtctgacctgttacatgtgcgcttggcagctgaaggcatctgtgttggccccatgttcatatgtgcccgcattgctgagaaaaaggatgttttaatatatgcaaatgatcctctagggctgtgatggctaacctctgtctgtggtaaaactacaactcccaagatgcacactttcttggctgttctcagaactccatggaaatgaatggagaatgCTGGAGTCTAGGACCAACCTCCCGTTGATCCTAGACTccaacatgctccattcattttttatggagttctgttacacttagaggctccactttctctgcaactgccgcaccctttcCACTTTGTTTGACGGGACTAGGTGGGATgacttttcactgcctggtcctgtcaatcaaagtggagaggatgcagcagttgcagaaagagctgagcctctaggagtaatggggaCACCCTGTTGCTCCtacaggctaatttgcatatattaaaacaccttttttttccagcagtgcgggcacatatgtacatgggaccaacacagatgtcttcagttgtcaagtgcacatgtaacaggtcagccagtgtcatagagaCAAATCTGTACAGCTGCCCTTTAAAAAACATTTACATCCGATACAATGATGATTTCATAATGCTTGAGTTGTAGTGGACTCCCTGCTACCCACTTCCATACGTACTTATGGCTGATAATAACTATCCACATTCCACCTATCAGTTTTCTACAGCGTGTTGGAGAAGTAAGGTAGCAACTTTAGCGGTTTGCAGTGGAAAACTCTTTTAGATGATCTAGATTCATGAAGGTCTACTGTGTCCACATGAGTCTAATGATAAATGGAAATGTCAACATGATGCAATTGGATACAGTAGAAGACAGTCACACCTGCAGGAGGTGCGATTATGGCACCAGTCCTAGGCTGCATGAGATATGGTAATGTCAACATGCCTGGGCTGCTGCTGGTCCACAAGAGGCGCTGAGTCTTGGCTACAGGAGGTTTGTTTATGGAATCAATCATGAGGCATGTTTATGACACCGAGCCAGGACTCCAGCCTTACATGATGCATGCACGCTTTAGATTGGCCATACAAATGAGATACCTGAATGtgtatgtacagggagtgcagaattattaggcaagttgtatttttgaagattaattttattattgaacaacaaccatgttctcaatgaaccccaaaaactcattaatatcaaagctgaatatatttggaagtagtttttagtttgtttttagttttagctattttagggggatatctgtgtgtgcaggtgactattacggtgcataattattaggcaacttaacaaaaaacaaatatatacccatttcaattatttatttttaccagtgaaaccaatataacatctcaacatttacaaatatacatttctgacattcaaaaacaaaacaaaaacaaatcagtgaccaatatagccacctttctttgcaaggacactcaaaagcctgccatccatggattctgtcagtgttttgatctattcaccatcaacattgcgtgcagcagcaaccacagcctcccagacactgttcagagaggtgtactgttttccctccttgtaaatctcacatttgatgatggaccacaggttctcaatggggttcagatcaggtgaacaatgaggccatgtcattagattttcttcttttataccctttcttgccagccacgctgtggagtacttggacgcgtgtgatggagcattgtcctgcatgaaaatcatgtttttcttgaaggatgcagacttcttcctgtaccactgcttgaagaaggtgtcttccagaaactggcagtaggactgggagttgagcttgactccatcctcaacccgaaaaggccccacaagctcatctttgatgataccagcccaaaccagtactccacctccaccttgctggcgtctgagtcggactggagctctcttccctttaccaatccagccacgggcccatccatctggcccatcaagactcactctcatttcatcagtccataaaaccttagaaaaatcagtcttgagatatttcttggcccagtcttgacgtttcagcttgtgtcttgttcagtggtggttgtctttcagcctttcttaccttggccatgtctctgagtattgcacaccttgtgcttttgggcactccagtgatgttgcagctctgaaatatggccaaactggtggcaagtggcatcttggcagctgcacgcttgacttttctcagttcatgggcagttattttgtgccttggtttttccgaacgcttcttgcgaccctgttgactattttgaatgaaacgcttgattgttcgctgatcacgcttcagaagctttgcaattttaagagtgctgcatccctctgcaagatatctcactatttttgacttttctgagcctgtcaagtccttcttttgacccattttgccaaaggaaaggaagttgcctaataattatgcacacctgatatagggtgttgatgtcattagaccacaccccttctcattacagagatgcacatcacctcatttgcttaattggtagtaggctttcgagcctatacagcttggagtaagacaacatgcataaagaggatgatgtggtcaaaatactcatttgcctaataattctacaCTCCCTGTACATgatggagtcaggaaggattggAGGTGTAtgggaaccttaaaggggttttcagggattTCCACATTGATGGCCTAACCTAAGAATGGGTGATCAGTATGACTAGGGCagaggtccaactcccagcaccctcaTGATCAGCTGCATGAAGAGGTCATAGCACTCTGTGAGTGcttcggcctcttcctaggccatgtggcatcatgttcattggtcacatggcctcaaCGTCTGTAAAATCGTTAGTTCGGACAAGTACACTCATCGGTTGCCATTAATGAAATGCACAGTAATTGTTTCATTTAAATGCTAGTTGCCTGCTACAACGTTTGGTCGTTTAGTTGCTGCTGCCTATGATCGCTTATGCCAGagttgctcaacctgcggccctccagatgtggcaaaactacaactcctagcatgccttaatatctgtaggctgtccaggcatgctgggagttgtagttttgcaacaggttgggcatccctggcttAAGCGATTATCTGCTCGTCTAAAATCCACCTTTAGAAACAGGAAAACCCAGGAAGAAAGACTCAGGTGCAGCCTCCACCCACCAACTGCAGTACAACAATAATGCTGAATCAGAACATTTATTCAGCTGGCTATACACATTTtgctgttttattattttatgacgCCTGTTAACTATACATAGGTTTTGTACTGGTGACGTCTGAAGAGGTGTGCACAATAGCAACGCTTTTATATGTAAAACAAATAGAGTTTTATAGGGTTAAATATGTAACCACCATACCAGTTATAGCTGTATAAATGCAAAATGGTATACTGGACTACTTCTGTATGTTTACTGGTTGTGAAGATTTTTGCATTTGTTACATTTCATTGTTCCGTAGTGGTGGCTTTTGGTGATCTGCAGGTAATTTTGTGGGTGTATAATATGATATTGTACCCAAATCTTacaatgaataaaaataatatatctgGTGGCGGGAATATTGATTGATTTTTAGAAGTAAATATGGAAAATAGGGGAAGTATGAAGTTGAAGCTATTCATAAATGTTCATTTCTTTTTTATGGGGAACTCCTAACATATTTTACAGTTTCAGTAATACTTTCCTGATGCCtgtcttaagctggccatacacatactGGCCATGTACGTCAACCAAACCCACCAATTACAGTGGGACCGGCCAAacatctaatgtgtgtggggccTCTTGACTCTTCCCTGATGGCATATGTTTGAGGGTATTGAGCTGTCAGATTTCCACTGGCCAATTCTTTTGTGTTTGTGGCTTCCTCCTTCTTCAAACTGTGAGCTGCCAACATGATAGCTGTTGGAAAAACAAGCATTTAGCTATTTTATGTGTATGGCCAACCAACAAAAATGCTCATTCCACCCCACCCCAATATTTTGCATGTAGGGTGTAAGTACCAGGTAGAGAGACTACTAGTAATTAGGGGTGAGATGAGTTAAATATTACTGTGAATGATGGACAGGGTTTGTAGAAAATTGTAGACCACTGATGAATCAGGGACAGGACGAAGAGACAtatgggacttaaaggggttgtccgctttttactattgatgacctatcctcagctgtttgaagagaaggcagtgctcgttCGATCGCTGCCTTCTCCGTTCTGTTTATCTGCTCGCTGTAGCAATTGCAGTGTTAAGCAGGTGTTATTATAAGtatggcatccccattcacttctataagacGACTCAGTAGTATTTACTTGAACAGagtgagccgtcccatagaagtgaatgtggacgCCATATTTGTAATTATAccttcttagggctctttcacacttgcgttcttttcttccggcatagagttccgtcgtcggggctctatgccggaagaattctgatcaggattatccccatgcattctgaatggagagaaatccgttcaggatgcatcaggatatcttcagttcaggaccggaacgttttttggccggagaaaataccgcagcatgctgcgctttttgctccggccaaaaatcctgaacacttgccgcaaggccggatccgggattaatgcccattgaaaggcattaatccggatccgtccttaagctaaacgtcgcttcggcgcattgccggatccgccgtttagctttttctgaatggttaccatggctgccgggacgctaaagtgtagtggggagcagtatacttaccgtccgtgcggctcccggggcgcttcagagtgacgtccacgcgcatggatgacgtgatcgcaaggacacgtcatccatgcgcctggggcgctctgatgtcactatggagcgccccgggagccgcacggacggtaagtataccgctcccctgctccccactactactatgaaaaccaggactttaatagcgtcctggctgccatagtaacactgaacgcattttgaagacggatccgccttcaaatgctttcagttcacttgcatttttccggatccggcaaatggagtacacgccggatccggacaacgcaagtgtgaaagaggccttaccactgcaattgctgcagcgagcagataaacagagcagagaaggcagcgtttATTTtagcgctgcattctcttcaaacaactgatcagtgggggtgtcgaGTGTCGTactcccgccgatctgatattgatgacctatcctgaggatagctcatcaatagtaaaaggcgGACAAAGCCTTTAATGAAATCATAAAATAATCATAAACTTTTGGAACTTTTGACTTTGCTTCTGAAAATGGTTATGGTGGAAAGGGGAATATTCTAAGTGTTGTTAAGGGGCCCTGTGGCTCCTTGTTAGGCCCCTGATCCACAGAACCCCTTATTGGGATAAGATGGTCTGATAATGACATTTATTCATACGTTTAATTACATTCTCTACCTCAAAAAGTATGTTCAAAAATTCTAAATTCATAATGGATTGCGATTATGGTCTTAGAAGTTATATAAATTGATTACGTTCTTGTGGATTTCAAATGTGTGATTCCCTTGTGTCGTATTTTTGCCTTTCCCAATTCTAATCTTTGTATTATTTTGTGTTTTCTTCCTGCAGTTCCATCAGGTGAGAAGAGTAATGACCATCCTTTTCCTTACTATGGTTATTTCATACTTCAGTTGCATGAAAGCTGCCCCTATGAAAGAAGCCAGTGTCAGAGGACAAAGTGGCCTGGCCTATCCGGGTCTTCGGACCCATGGTACTCTGGAAAGCATAGGTGGGCCAATGGGTAGTTCAAGAGGAGGTGGACTTCCATCCCTGACAGATACCTTTGAACATGTCATAGAAGAACTCCTAGAAGAGGAACAAAACTTAAGGCAGAGTGAGGAGAACAAGGACTCAGATATGTATTCATCAAGGGTTATGCTGAGCACTCAAGTGCCTTTGGAGCCCCCTTTGCTTTTTCTTCTTGAGGAGTATAAAAATTACCTGGATGCTGCAAACATGTCCATGAGGGTACGACGCCACTCAGACCCAGCCAGGCGCGGGGAATTGAGCGTATGTGACAGTATTAGCGAGTGGGTGACTGCGGCAGACAAGAAAACGGCGATAGATATGGCGGGTCAAACAGTTACTGTTCTTGAAAAAGTCCCAGTACCCAAGGGTCAACTGAAACAATATTTCTATGAGACCAAATGCAATCCCATGGGCTACATGAAGGAAGGTTGCAGGGGCATCGACAAGAGGTACTGGAACTCGCAATGCCGAACTACCCAGTCTTATGTGCGTGCTCTCACCATGGATAGCAAAAAGAAAGTTGGTTGGCGCTTTATCAGAATAGACACTTCTTGTGTATGCACACTGACCATAAAAAGAGGAAGATAGTGAAGTTATCTTGTATAGATTATATTGAAGAGAAAATTATCTATTTGTATATATACATAACAGGGTAAATTATTCagtaaaagaaaataattttatgGACTGCATGTATAAATGAAGTTTATACAGTACCGTGGTTCTACAAATCTATTTATTGAACATATCCATAACCTAAAGGGAAACAGAGTCCTCTGCGCACAACGTAGCCTGTACTCTGCGAGGGGGGCTGGGACCACATTGCTGTGCAATTGTTCCTTGGCCCCTTTCGCAGTCCATGGGTTAAGAGATAAGCCTGCGTTACGTTCCTCAAAAAAACATTGTGGTTTGTTGATGTTGCCAAGATttgaaatcataaaaaaaaaaagatataaacaaGCATGCATGCTGCTTCAATCGTGAATTGATAACACTCTGTCGTCATCCagacaaaagacaaaaaaatccaACCAAAACATTCTGTTTACAATTTAGACAGTATCTTTATTCATGTCGGTATTATATCTGTTTACTGCTTTTAACTTCTGATAGCGTTGGAATTAAAAAATGTCAAGGTGCTGTTGTTATAGCTCTActgtttaatttttaatttttcgtgttttttttttaatttttgttcctgcaaaaaaagaaaaaaagaaaaaaaaagttgcaaagagCTTGTCATGAATACGTGTTctagccggaaaaaaaaaaataatcagatgAATATTTCATTCTTTTTGTATGTTGTGAAGGTGTTTGCAAACTCGAATCAGACTactgatcaaaaaaataaataaaaaaaaagtgaaggcatttaaaaaaaaaaaaaaagaaaaaagtcaatGTTCATGTTAAAACGTTTTCGAGACCTGCGTTGGAAACCGAGTTGTCTTTCAGTGAGGGCATGAAGCTTTCTCTTTCTTGCAGGCTTTTGTGTGCTACCTTGCAGCTGTTGTATGCTATTCTTGAATTCATGCAGGACTGGCGCGttttgtaaaacaaaaacaaaaaacacacac
Proteins encoded in this region:
- the LOC122920365 gene encoding brain-derived neurotrophic factor, with amino-acid sequence MTILFLTMVISYFSCMKAAPMKEASVRGQSGLAYPGLRTHGTLESIGGPMGSSRGGGLPSLTDTFEHVIEELLEEEQNLRQSEENKDSDMYSSRVMLSTQVPLEPPLLFLLEEYKNYLDAANMSMRVRRHSDPARRGELSVCDSISEWVTAADKKTAIDMAGQTVTVLEKVPVPKGQLKQYFYETKCNPMGYMKEGCRGIDKRYWNSQCRTTQSYVRALTMDSKKKVGWRFIRIDTSCVCTLTIKRGR